In Musa acuminata AAA Group cultivar baxijiao chromosome BXJ2-8, Cavendish_Baxijiao_AAA, whole genome shotgun sequence, one genomic interval encodes:
- the LOC135619263 gene encoding AT-hook motif nuclear-localized protein 23-like, translating to MHQLLQLLSRHPSSPYLDSPSLSFSANHRASFFPYVMAGLDLGTASRYAHHLSHRPGLHLRHHHDPESDDQNDGGDSSNNGHSQFRSSDREGSATDQQGLEPVAAGSGPGDVVARRPRGRPQGSKNKPKPPVIITQESANTLRAHILEVGAGCDIVECIATYARRRLRGICVLSGSGTVSNVTVRQPSTAGSVVTLHGHFEILSLSGSFLPPPAPPGATSLTIFLAGGQGQVVGGNVVGTLFAAGPVIVVAASFTNVAYERLPLEEEEPPQMQMQPPDPQGSGGDGGSGTSGAGGNTFSDPSGLPFYSLPLNMANSQLPVDAHGWPAGAPGRSLF from the exons atgcACCAGCTTCTTCAACTCCTCTCTCGCCATCCATCGTCTCCCTACCTGGATAGCCCCTCCCTTTCTTTCTCTGCAAACCATCGAGCCTCGTTCTTTCCATAT GTTATGGCTGGTCTGGATCTAGGCACCGCTTCAAGGTACGCCCACCATCTCTCCCACCGTCCCGGCCTTCACCTTCGGCACCACCACGACCCCGAGTCCGACGACCAGAACGATGGCGGTGACAGCAGTAACAACGGGCACAGCCAATTCCGCAGCTCTGACCGCGAGGGCTCGGCGACGGACCAACAGGGACTCGAGCCGGTTGCGGCAGGCTCCGGGCCCGGGGACGTCGTGGCCCGGCGACCCCGGGGAAGGCCACAGGGCTCCAAGAACAAGCCCAAGCCCCCGGTGATCATCACCCAGGAGAGCGCCAACACCCTCCGGGCACACATCCTTGAGGTCGGGGCTGGGTGTGATATCGTCGAGTGCATCGCGACGTACGCTCGCCGCCGGCTGCGCGGGATCTGCGTCCTCAGTGGCAGCGGCACCGTCTCCAACGTCACCGTCCGCCAGCCGTCGACGGCCGGCTCCGTCGTCACTCTCCATGGCCACTTCGAGATCTTGTCGCTGTCGGGGTCCTTCCTCCCGCCGCCCGCTCCCCCTGGAGCTACTAGCCTCACCATCTTCCTCGCAGGAGGCCAGGGGCAGGTCGTCGGTGGGAACGTCGTCGGTACGCTCTTCGCAGCAGGGCCAGTGATCGTGGTCGCTGCCTCATTCACCAACGTCGCCTACGAGCGGCTGCCGCTCGAGGAGGAGGAACCACCGCAGATGCAGATGCAGCCGCCAGACCCGCAAGGGTCGGGAGGAGACGGCGGGAGCGGGACCAGCGGTGCAGGCGGCAACACGTTCTCGGACCCGTCCGGACTCCCCTTCTATAGCTTGCCGCTTAACATGGCCAATAGCCAGCTTCCGGTGGACGCGCACGGGTGGCCGGCGGGCGCGCCTGGTCGGTCCCTGTTCTGA